The window GCAATTAAGACATCACCGACTGCTTCTTTGTTATATGAAAAAATCATCACTTACTCCTAATTCTCAGACGTTCTGTTTGTCTAGTTTTTTTTGCTTTTTATATCTTTGTCTGAACGAACAATCAAGACATCACATTTAGCATGTCTAACGACATATTCACTCACACTTCCAATAATAACACGTTCAACTGCATTTAATCCAGATTGACCAATCATGATTAAATCTACATCGTACTTTTCTGGTAATTCTTCGGTCATCACATACTTAGGGGTGCCAAATGTTAAAACAGTCTCTAGATTAGTAAATCCTTGCTTATTTGCGTATTCTACATAATCTTGTAACATGGTTTTAG is drawn from Vagococcus xieshaowenii and contains these coding sequences:
- a CDS encoding universal stress protein, producing the protein MLLQEYKTILVGIDGSDQAFQAFQKAIAVAKRNDAKVVLAHIIESRLFGNTGYALTSADIIEVEKDRSKTMLQDYVEYANKQGFTNLETVLTFGTPKYVMTEELPEKYDVDLIMIGQSGLNAVERVIIGSVSEYVVRHAKCDVLIVRSDKDIKSKKN